One Peribacillus simplex NBRC 15720 = DSM 1321 genomic region harbors:
- a CDS encoding VanZ family protein encodes MKKIIIQDIIIPALFASYIFLLTKVILFKFGHIDITFLLEQLQSNLKNPANMKDRLLLFGNFIPLNEIVSAVQNRTYHNIFNLLGNIALFIPFGIFLPLVIGKGYINLKRVCCISIIVSLCFEVSQAVFNIGIFDVDDLLLNTFGGMLGYALFKFGIKSCRCTRMKGVPST; translated from the coding sequence ATGAAGAAAATAATAATACAGGATATCATTATTCCAGCTTTGTTTGCTAGTTATATATTTTTGCTAACCAAAGTCATTTTATTTAAGTTTGGCCATATTGATATAACTTTTCTTCTGGAACAGCTTCAAAGTAATCTAAAAAACCCAGCAAATATGAAGGATAGATTATTATTGTTCGGTAACTTCATACCGCTTAATGAAATAGTGAGTGCTGTCCAAAATAGGACATATCACAATATATTCAATTTGCTAGGAAACATCGCATTATTCATTCCTTTTGGTATATTTCTACCCCTCGTTATTGGAAAGGGATATATAAATCTAAAGAGGGTATGCTGTATTTCCATTATAGTAAGTCTTTGTTTTGAAGTCTCTCAGGCTGTCTTTAATATCGGCATCTTTGATGTGGATGATCTTCTATTAAATACGTTTGGCGGAATGCTAGGGTATGCCCTATTCAAGTTCGGCATCAAATCTTGTAGATGTACAAGAATGAAAGGAGTTCCTTCAACATGA
- a CDS encoding ArsR/SmtB family transcription factor, which produces MTELKDICDVHLHDEVKVNRIQEEMSQVNISSMSKLFKVIGDENRAKIAYALCTDEELCVCDLANIIGASMATTSHHLRTLYKHAIVKYRKEGKLAFYSLDDHHIKQLILIALEHQQEVRVDG; this is translated from the coding sequence ATGACGGAACTGAAAGATATATGTGATGTCCACCTGCATGATGAAGTGAAGGTTAATCGCATTCAAGAGGAAATGAGCCAGGTGAATATATCAAGCATGTCGAAGCTGTTTAAGGTTATAGGCGATGAAAATAGGGCGAAGATAGCTTATGCGCTCTGTACGGATGAGGAATTGTGTGTGTGCGATCTGGCCAATATCATTGGTGCTTCGATGGCGACAACGTCACATCATCTTCGTACCCTTTATAAACACGCAATCGTAAAATACCGAAAAGAAGGAAAGTTGGCTTTTTATTCTTTGGATGATCACCATATAAAGCAATTAATTCTCATTGCATTAGAACATCAGCAGGAGGTAAGGGTCGATGGCTGA
- a CDS encoding cold-shock protein, protein MEQGKVKWFNAEKGFGFIERENGDDVFVHFSAIQSEGFKSLDEGQEVTFEVEQGQRGPQASNVQKA, encoded by the coding sequence ATGGAACAAGGTAAAGTAAAATGGTTTAACGCAGAAAAAGGTTTTGGATTCATCGAACGCGAAAACGGAGACGACGTATTCGTACATTTCTCAGCTATCCAAAGCGAAGGTTTCAAATCTTTAGACGAAGGCCAAGAAGTTACTTTTGAAGTAGAACAAGGTCAACGCGGACCTCAAGCTTCTAACGTTCAAAAAGCATAA
- a CDS encoding HAMP domain-containing sensor histidine kinase codes for MADMLRSFRAKMIVLLALSMLIAGTITFLIYKGLQLYYHTNVKVEDPLFRLRLIMNIYGDLNFFLIIFIPLSILFFFFLTKPYATYFNKISNGINDLANGDFKSRVDILSKDEFQDIAEDINRASEKLQEAVERGDFAESSKDQLVLNLAHDLRTPLTSVLGYLDFILREEDLPAERIRHFTKIVYTKSQRLEKLIDELFEITRMNYGMLPLEKKSLNLSELLIQLSEELYPLFEKNHLSARLTLPSHLDISGDGDLLARVFENLLTNAVRYGNDGQFVDILGFTDKGEVVVQVINYGTCIPEEELPYVFDMFYTNDKARSHKDGSTGLGLFIAKNIVEQHNGTISVKSDSVQTLFEVRLPQ; via the coding sequence ATGGCTGACATGTTACGAAGCTTCCGGGCTAAAATGATTGTATTGCTTGCATTGAGTATGTTGATAGCCGGAACCATTACCTTCCTGATATATAAAGGCCTTCAACTTTATTATCATACGAATGTAAAGGTCGAAGATCCATTGTTCCGTTTGCGTTTGATCATGAATATATATGGAGATCTAAACTTCTTTTTAATCATTTTTATCCCACTTTCGATACTATTCTTCTTTTTCCTTACAAAACCTTATGCGACATACTTTAATAAGATTTCCAATGGAATCAATGATCTCGCAAATGGTGACTTTAAAAGCAGAGTCGACATCTTATCAAAAGATGAGTTCCAGGATATAGCGGAAGATATTAACCGGGCAAGTGAGAAATTACAAGAAGCCGTAGAAAGAGGCGATTTTGCAGAAAGCAGTAAGGATCAATTGGTTCTGAACTTGGCCCATGATTTACGTACACCTCTAACTTCCGTTTTGGGATATTTGGACTTTATCCTTCGAGAAGAAGATTTACCTGCAGAACGAATCAGGCATTTTACGAAGATTGTTTATACGAAATCCCAACGTTTAGAGAAACTTATTGATGAACTTTTTGAAATAACCAGAATGAACTATGGCATGCTTCCATTAGAGAAAAAATCCCTCAACTTAAGTGAATTGCTCATTCAATTAAGTGAAGAACTATATCCACTCTTCGAAAAAAACCACTTGAGTGCAAGATTGACTCTTCCATCGCATTTAGATATTTCAGGTGATGGCGACCTATTGGCACGTGTATTCGAAAACTTATTGACCAATGCCGTACGTTATGGAAACGATGGACAGTTCGTGGATATCCTTGGTTTCACTGATAAAGGGGAGGTTGTGGTGCAAGTTATCAACTATGGAACTTGTATACCTGAGGAAGAACTACCTTATGTTTTTGATATGTTCTACACAAATGATAAGGCGCGGTCCCATAAAGATGGAAGCACGGGTCTCGGTTTATTCATCGCAAAAAATATTGTCGAACAGCATAATGGAACGATATCCGTTAAAAGCGATTCTGTACAGACTCTATTTGAAGTGCGATTACCGCAGTGA
- a CDS encoding response regulator transcription factor, with product MKRITILIADDEVEIADLVAMHLEKEGYNYIKVSDGKEAIRVISDQKIDLAILDIMMPELNGYEVTRQIREKYQMPIIFLSAKSSDLDKISGLVMGADDYMTKPFNPMELVARVNAQLRRAMQLNQASNESILEVGGLTIYPDQRKVILYDEAIELTPKEFDILVLLAGHSQKVFSAESIFQNVWGEAYYEMGNNTVMVHIRTLRKKLGEDKNKNKFITTVWGVGYKFNG from the coding sequence ATGAAGCGGATTACCATATTGATAGCTGATGATGAGGTGGAAATTGCTGACTTGGTCGCTATGCATTTGGAGAAAGAGGGATATAACTATATCAAGGTATCGGATGGGAAAGAGGCCATTCGTGTTATTAGCGATCAGAAGATAGACTTGGCCATCTTGGATATCATGATGCCGGAGTTGAATGGCTATGAAGTTACCCGTCAAATTAGAGAGAAATATCAAATGCCTATCATTTTTCTTAGTGCAAAAAGTTCCGATCTGGATAAAATCTCCGGATTGGTGATGGGGGCGGACGATTATATGACCAAGCCTTTCAACCCAATGGAATTGGTCGCACGCGTGAATGCGCAATTGCGACGGGCAATGCAGTTGAATCAAGCCTCAAACGAATCTATATTGGAAGTCGGCGGTTTGACCATTTATCCGGATCAGCGCAAAGTGATACTATATGATGAAGCCATCGAACTAACTCCGAAGGAATTCGATATTTTAGTTCTCTTAGCCGGTCATTCCCAAAAAGTATTTAGTGCGGAAAGTATTTTTCAGAATGTATGGGGCGAAGCGTATTATGAAATGGGCAATAATACTGTCATGGTTCATATTCGTACGCTAAGGAAAAAGCTTGGCGAGGATAAAAATAAAAACAAGTTCATCACGACAGTTTGGGGAGTGGGATATAAATTCAATGGCTGA
- a CDS encoding ATP-grasp domain-containing protein translates to MIILNESIVSPILLKVLEEQQIPVLEQGQWGVTLTSEKLNIQKDTEFFKSMEMDKRILTNSENGITLLGHFQPNSNEYIWSKLLKDKSQVRNLMKSLYPDFYFQDIDLSIISDLDKNQIPFPAVIKPNIGYSSVGVHKAKNEQDWDIAVNQLKADLLHSDGLYDSEVVGSQTVLIEEWIQGEEYAIDGYYNQDGEPVILNVFKRLFKDDYDTSDRIYYTSKLAINEIYHDALKFMKNILTVLPLRNYPVHFEIRKKGNRVIPIEINPLRFAGAGTTDLGYHAYGMNMYEHYFSGTKPDWNRILEEMDDHIYSFFFAEVPLEINLEDVARIDHAGLRHEFEHVLEYRQLPFQNDRSMAIIFYRSENLNKNLQLLQLDLIPYLTIKHLVFN, encoded by the coding sequence ATGATTATTTTGAATGAGTCCATTGTGTCGCCAATTCTTCTAAAGGTGTTGGAGGAACAGCAAATTCCAGTGCTGGAACAAGGGCAATGGGGAGTCACATTAACATCAGAAAAGCTAAACATTCAAAAAGATACCGAATTTTTCAAGTCCATGGAAATGGACAAAAGAATTCTTACAAACTCTGAAAATGGCATAACATTATTAGGTCATTTCCAACCGAATAGCAATGAATACATTTGGTCAAAGTTATTGAAGGATAAGAGTCAGGTGCGAAATTTGATGAAATCTTTATATCCCGATTTCTATTTCCAAGATATTGATTTATCCATAATAAGTGACCTGGATAAAAATCAAATACCGTTTCCGGCAGTTATCAAACCCAATATTGGCTATTCGAGTGTAGGGGTGCACAAAGCCAAGAATGAGCAGGATTGGGATATAGCCGTGAACCAGCTTAAAGCGGATTTACTTCATTCGGATGGATTATATGATTCAGAAGTGGTCGGTTCCCAGACCGTTTTAATAGAAGAGTGGATTCAGGGTGAAGAGTATGCCATTGATGGCTATTACAATCAAGATGGTGAACCTGTCATTTTGAATGTCTTCAAACGATTATTCAAGGATGATTACGATACTTCCGATCGAATTTATTATACTTCGAAATTGGCCATTAACGAAATCTATCATGATGCACTAAAGTTCATGAAGAATATTCTAACGGTCCTTCCACTTAGGAATTACCCTGTACACTTTGAAATTCGCAAAAAAGGAAACCGGGTGATACCCATTGAAATCAATCCCCTGCGTTTTGCTGGAGCGGGTACAACGGATCTGGGTTACCATGCCTATGGAATGAATATGTATGAACACTATTTTTCAGGAACGAAACCCGATTGGAATCGGATATTGGAAGAGATGGACGATCATATATATAGCTTTTTCTTTGCAGAGGTTCCACTGGAAATAAATCTGGAAGATGTTGCACGTATTGATCATGCTGGACTTCGTCATGAATTCGAACATGTTTTGGAATATAGGCAGCTTCCTTTCCAAAATGACCGGAGCATGGCAATCATCTTTTATAGAAGTGAGAATTTGAATAAAAATCTCCAATTGCTTCAATTGGATTTAATACCATATTTGACTATAAAACACCTGGTTTTCAACTAA
- a CDS encoding M15 family metallopeptidase encodes MKKWVFLFVLFLLFAREVNEYKSDSDFQIIDERHGLRVPKESVTLEIAMDQVYQGNLLLVNKEHPVHRGGIKSDVVNLFQHKELIEGYGLLDERIRLSQGVAEKFLKMVRAAEKDNVRHFMISSGYRNEEEQSQIYQEKGSAFALPAGYSEHNLGLSLDIGSTLSGMNEAPEGRWLQKNASKYGFILRYPENKKAITGIEYEPWHFRYVGLPHSRIMQKKNFTLEEYLTYIKEKKKIGGTIAGVEYEVSYYPVSSKKTVKVQANAYEVSGDNMGGVIVTAFSSVHARDGQEK; translated from the coding sequence ATGAAGAAGTGGGTTTTTTTGTTTGTTTTATTTTTGCTGTTTGCACGTGAAGTAAACGAATATAAATCTGACAGTGATTTTCAAATTATTGATGAAAGACATGGTCTAAGGGTTCCGAAGGAGAGTGTAACGTTAGAAATAGCTATGGATCAGGTTTACCAAGGGAATTTGTTATTGGTCAATAAGGAACATCCTGTACATCGGGGAGGGATCAAATCTGATGTGGTTAATCTATTTCAACACAAAGAACTAATAGAGGGATATGGTCTGTTGGACGAAAGGATTCGCTTGTCACAGGGTGTGGCAGAGAAATTCTTGAAAATGGTTCGTGCGGCTGAAAAAGATAATGTCCGTCATTTCATGATTAGCAGCGGGTATCGGAATGAAGAGGAGCAAAGTCAGATCTATCAAGAAAAGGGGTCTGCATTTGCTTTACCAGCTGGCTATAGTGAGCACAACTTAGGGTTATCACTTGATATAGGCTCCACCTTATCAGGTATGAATGAAGCCCCGGAAGGAAGGTGGCTGCAAAAGAATGCCTCGAAATACGGTTTTATTTTACGTTATCCGGAAAATAAAAAGGCTATTACAGGAATTGAATATGAGCCATGGCATTTCCGCTATGTTGGTCTTCCCCATAGTAGAATCATGCAGAAAAAGAATTTTACTTTGGAAGAATACCTTACTTATATAAAAGAGAAAAAGAAAATTGGGGGAACCATAGCGGGTGTGGAATATGAAGTCTCTTATTATCCTGTATCCTCAAAAAAGACGGTTAAGGTACAGGCCAACGCGTATGAAGTATCTGGAGATAATATGGGTGGAGTCATCGTGACTGCTTTTTCTTCTGTGCATGCACGTGATGGGCAAGAGAAATGA
- a CDS encoding methyl-accepting chemotaxis protein, with product MRFSKLNPKKSLLAKLFLFYIIPFVLFAGAMGLCFSYITNKVINENVLPQFDDRLSENAHSLAASLNPTLINKASVRGEEIKRKLDAFVKDKKGIEYVYVLKRENDADMIVALNGSEDYMVESPFTLEQAKSINGKEDVLSEIYKDKWGTHKSYFTPIEGTDAIVGIDMDAKFIGELKSRMIFYNILFLASAIILGVLCAVVIGKKISGPVNELVGYTNEMAKGDLSKSIPVGRQDEIGDLSNGFEDMRLSLAHIIQNVREHAQTMNQTTVSIQQSFEEMVESYGQIVTGTTEDAKASEERAHHIDRISNMISNLSDTIRLMNEQTNEMNEFTMHTNTLAEQGSKQVQDVTSQMDKIMENGQANKANLVSLEEDVVKINEVIGLIRVIASQTNLLSLNASIEAARAGDAGRGFAVVAQEVQKLAVQTDESIDIISESIMRINEQTAKVIQNNDESFQDILNGVSLVENNGEIFNKIFESVEKLLKGTEQLAAHSKKINDSSDESLASIQEIAAISEEGVATTEQISAAAIQQNIIMTGLKDQNEDLANESAILEEMVEKFITEK from the coding sequence ATGAGATTTTCAAAGCTGAATCCTAAAAAATCTCTATTGGCAAAACTATTCTTGTTTTATATTATTCCTTTCGTACTTTTCGCAGGGGCCATGGGCCTTTGCTTTTCCTATATTACTAATAAAGTGATCAATGAGAATGTCCTTCCGCAGTTCGATGATCGCCTTTCTGAAAATGCCCACAGTTTAGCAGCAAGCCTCAATCCCACTTTGATAAACAAAGCTTCGGTACGGGGAGAAGAGATTAAGCGGAAGTTAGATGCCTTTGTTAAAGATAAAAAGGGAATCGAATATGTTTATGTTTTGAAGCGGGAGAACGATGCCGACATGATTGTAGCCTTGAACGGCAGCGAGGACTACATGGTGGAATCCCCTTTCACCCTGGAACAGGCAAAATCGATAAATGGAAAAGAAGATGTATTAAGTGAAATATATAAAGATAAGTGGGGTACACACAAGTCATACTTTACGCCAATCGAAGGAACGGATGCGATTGTCGGAATCGATATGGATGCAAAATTCATTGGTGAATTGAAAAGCAGAATGATATTCTATAATATCTTATTTCTTGCTAGTGCCATTATATTAGGGGTACTGTGCGCCGTTGTCATCGGGAAAAAGATCTCGGGCCCCGTCAATGAACTTGTTGGTTACACGAATGAAATGGCAAAAGGGGACTTAAGTAAATCGATTCCCGTTGGTAGACAGGATGAGATTGGCGATCTTTCAAATGGATTCGAAGATATGAGATTAAGTTTGGCCCATATTATCCAAAATGTCCGTGAACACGCTCAAACGATGAATCAAACGACAGTGTCCATTCAGCAATCCTTTGAAGAGATGGTGGAATCCTATGGCCAGATAGTGACGGGGACAACGGAAGATGCAAAAGCTTCAGAAGAACGTGCCCATCATATTGACCGAATTTCCAATATGATCAGTAACTTATCGGATACAATCCGTTTAATGAACGAGCAAACGAATGAAATGAATGAATTTACCATGCATACGAATACACTTGCTGAACAAGGAAGTAAGCAAGTGCAAGATGTAACGAGCCAGATGGATAAAATCATGGAAAACGGCCAAGCCAATAAAGCCAATTTGGTGAGCCTGGAAGAGGATGTAGTGAAGATAAATGAAGTGATTGGTTTAATAAGGGTGATTGCTTCTCAAACGAACTTGCTATCCCTGAATGCTTCCATTGAAGCGGCACGGGCGGGAGATGCCGGCAGAGGCTTTGCCGTAGTTGCTCAAGAAGTGCAAAAATTGGCTGTGCAAACAGATGAATCCATCGATATCATTTCAGAATCCATTATGCGGATTAATGAACAAACAGCCAAAGTCATCCAAAATAATGATGAGAGTTTTCAGGATATATTAAATGGTGTTTCCTTAGTGGAAAACAATGGCGAGATTTTCAATAAGATATTTGAATCCGTAGAGAAATTGCTGAAAGGCACAGAACAATTAGCCGCCCATTCGAAAAAAATCAATGATTCTTCGGATGAAAGCCTGGCATCCATTCAGGAAATTGCGGCGATTTCAGAAGAAGGAGTCGCAACAACGGAGCAAATCTCGGCAGCTGCAATTCAACAAAATATCATTATGACTGGATTGAAGGACCAAAATGAAGACTTAGCAAATGAATCGGCGATTTTAGAAGAAATGGTAGAAAAGTTCATTACTGAAAAATGA